DNA from Candidatus Zixiibacteriota bacterium:
TTATTTAAAATTTCATATTTTACGTGTCTTGCTTTTACGATGATAATATGTTATATATGTTTTCCTGATAAGACACTTTTAACATGGGTAATTTATGGATTATTTCAAAAAAACAAAAATAGCCGGCATTTTAAAACAACCGGATAAAGCAATAGATGATGTCATCGTTATGGGTTGGATACGCACCCGTCGAGATTCAGCCGATTTAACTTTTCTCGAGATTAATGATGGAAGTTGTCTATCTAATCTTCAGATAGTTATCGAAAATCCCGATAAGTTTGCTGATATGGAAAGGGCTAAGCTCGGCGCCTCAATTCGTCTTGAGGGAAAACTAACGCCTGTTCCCGAACGCAAGCACAAGATTGAATTGCATCCGCATGATATTTCTATCATTGGCGAATGTCCGTTAGAATACCCGCTTCAAAAAAAGCGTCATTCGTTTGAATTCCTTCGTGAAATCGCTCATCTGAGGCCGCGCACTAATACTTTCGGAGTGATAAGCAGATTTCGCAGTAAAATCGCTTATGCCATTCATAAGTTCTATCAAGATAGAGGGTTCTATTATGTTCACTCGCCGATTATAACTGCCTCTGATGCTGAAGGCGCTGGCGATTTGTTCAGAGTTACCTCGCTTGATTTGAAAAACCTGCCGTTAATAGATGATAGTATCGATTTCAATCAGGATTTTTTCGCATCCGAGACTTTTCTAACGGTATCCGGCCAGCTTGAGGCGGAGCTTATGGCTACTGCTATCGGGGATGTTTACACATTTGCGCCAACTTTCCGGGCGGAAAATTCGAATACATCCCGTCACTTAGCGGAATTCTGGATGATTGAACCGGAAATGGCTTTTTGTGATTTGTTTGAAAATATGCAATTGGCCAGCGAATTTTTAAAATATATTTTT
Protein-coding regions in this window:
- the asnS gene encoding asparagine--tRNA ligase, translated to MDYFKKTKIAGILKQPDKAIDDVIVMGWIRTRRDSADLTFLEINDGSCLSNLQIVIENPDKFADMERAKLGASIRLEGKLTPVPERKHKIELHPHDISIIGECPLEYPLQKKRHSFEFLREIAHLRPRTNTFGVISRFRSKIAYAIHKFYQDRGFYYVHSPIITASDAEGAGDLFRVTSLDLKNLPLIDDSIDFNQDFFASETFLTVSGQLEAELMATAIGDVYTFAPTFRAENSNTSRHLAEFWMIEPEMAFCDLFENMQLASEFLKYIFSYALEKCSEEMDFFNKWINKDRIKTLESVINTDFIQCTYDEAISILVKTKKKFEFPVDWGVDLQSEHERYLCENHFKAPVMVYNYPRKIKAFYMRVNDDEKTVAAVDVLVPQIGEIIGGSQREERLDQLKDQVKYFNINESTVDWYYDIRRYGTVPHAGFGLGFARMLMYMSGMSNIRDVIPFPRAPRSAKF